Proteins encoded in a region of the Vicia villosa cultivar HV-30 ecotype Madison, WI linkage group LG5, Vvil1.0, whole genome shotgun sequence genome:
- the LOC131604782 gene encoding uncharacterized protein LOC131604782, which translates to MKILSWNCRGLSNPRAIPNLRALAHRHHPDIIFLLETLANSQKLKRVRVSLKFEACLSVDVVGRSGGIVVLWNNSKKCSIQNFNKNYINIHVQDAERGDWRLTCYYGFPERNRRRQAWNMIRELHSMSNLPWCIIGDFNDLLSQNDKKGLNIHPHWLCSGFQEVVTECDLTDIQLEGYPFTWTKSRGAANMIKEKLDRALVDSVWLQSFPSSTLTNLVASHSDHSPIFLCCDPAKSRHKRRSFKFENWWLKEEGVGEVVHESWNGVLQQPVVGKIASCATHLDCWNMLRIRQNNEEKDRLRATLELFRGSSEPVAVDQYMAAHNDFNRVLIREDTYWKQQAKTHWLCNGDLNTKFFHRSASIRRSFQQIKVLTEDGGDEIRDQEGICGIAKRYFDSLFEARAGSYEMMLNLIQPVISDNDNEILTAPILKEELYQALIQMHPDKSPGPDGFNPAFY; encoded by the coding sequence ATGAAGATTCTAAGTTGGAATTGCCGGGGCTTGAGCAACCCGAGAGCGATTCCTAATTTGCGGGCTCTGGCTCATCGACACCATCCtgacattatttttcttttagaaaCTCTAGCTAATTCTCAGAAACTGAAACGTGTTCGTGTATCTCTTAAATTTGAAGCATGCTTATCGGTAGATGTAGTCGGTAGAAGTGGTGGAATTGTTGTTCTATGGAATAACAGTAAGAAGTGCAGTATTCAGAACTTTAACAAAAACTATATTAACATTCATGTGCAAGATGCTGAGAGAGGTGACTGGAGGCTCACGTGTTATTACGGTTTTCCGGAACGGAACAGACGAAGGCAAGCTTGGAATATGATTCGCGAGTTACATAGTATGTCGAATTTACCGTGGTGCATTATTGGAGATTTTAATGATCTGCTGTCTCAGAATGATAAAAAAGGTTTAAATATTCATCCGCACTGGTTATGTTCTGGCTTTCAAGAAGTTGTTACTGAGTGTGATCTCACTGATATCCAGTTGGAGGGCTATCCTTTCACTTGGACTAAGAGTCGAGGAGCGGCGAATATGATTAAGGAAAAGTTGGATAGAGCTCTTGTTGATTCGGTTTGGCTACAGTCTTTTCCTTCTTCTACATTAACTAACCTTGTGGCATCCCATTCGGATCATAGCCCTATTTTTCTTTGTTGTGATCCGGCGAAAAGTCGGCATAAGAGGAGAagcttcaaatttgaaaattggtGGCTTAAAGAAGAGGGGGTGGGAGAAGTGGTTCATGAGAGCTGGAATGGGGTTCTTCAACAGCCTGTTGTTGGTAAAATAGCAAGTTGTGCTACTCATCTTGATTGTTGGAATATGTTACGCATACGGCAGAATAATGAGGAAAAAGACCGACTCCGTGCAACATTGGAATTATTCCGAGGGAGTAGTGAGCCGGTTGCTGTAGACCAATACATGGCAGCGCACAATGATTTTAATAGAGTGCTTATTCGGGAAGATACTTATTGGAAACAACAGGCAAAGACTCATTGGCTTTGTAATGGTGATCTCAACACTAAATTTTTCCATAGGTCCGCGTCTATTCGGCGTAGCTTTCAGCAAATAAAAGTGCTCACAGAAGATGGGGGTGATGAAATCCGTGATCAAGAAGGTATATGTGGAATTGCGAAAAGATATTTTGATTCTTTGTTTGAAGCGAGGGCAGGAAGTTATGAGATGATGTTGAATTTGATTCAACCGGTTATCTCTGATAATGACAATGAGATACTCACAGCCCCCATTTTAAAAGAAGAACTATATCAAGCGCTGATTCAGATGCATCCTGATAAGTCCCCTGGCCCGGATGGTTTTAATCCGGCGTTCTATTAG
- the LOC131604781 gene encoding uncharacterized protein LOC131604781, translated as MKILSWNCRGLSNPRAIPNLRALAHRHHPDIIFLLETLANSQKLKRVRVSLKFEACLSVDVVGRSGGIVVLWNNSKKCSIQNFNKNYINIHVQDAERGDWRLTCYYGFPERNRRRQAWNMIRELHSMSNLPWCIIGDFNDLLSQNDKKGLNIHPHWLCSGFQEVVTECDLTDIQLEGYPFTWTKSRGAANMIKEKLDRALVDSVWLQSFPSATLTNLVASHSDHSPIFLCCDPVKSRHKRRSFKFENWWLKEEGVEEVVHESWNGVLQQPVVGKIASCATHLDCWNMLRIRQNNEEKDRLRATLELFRGSSEPVAVDQYMAAHNDFNRVLIREDTYWKQQAKTHWLCNGDLNTKFFHRSASIRRSFQQIKVLTEDGGDEIRDQEGICGIAKRYFDSLFEARAGSYEMMLNLIQPVISDNDNEILTAPILKEELYQALIQMHPDKSPGPDGFNPAFY; from the coding sequence ATGAAGATTCTAAGTTGGAATTGCCGGGGCTTGAGCAACCCGAGAGCGATTCCTAATTTGCGGGCTCTGGCTCATCGACACCATCCtgacattatttttcttttagaaaCTCTAGCTAATTCTCAGAAACTGAAACGTGTTCGTGTATCTCTTAAATTTGAAGCATGCTTATCGGTAGATGTAGTCGGTAGAAGTGGTGGCATTGTTGTTCTATGGAATAACAGTAAGAAGTGCAGTATTCAGAACTTTAACAAAAACTATATTAACATTCATGTGCAAGATGCTGAGAGAGGTGACTGGAGGCTCACGTGTTATTACGGTTTTCCGGAACGGAACAGACGAAGGCAAGCTTGGAATATGATTCGCGAGTTACATAGTATGTCGAATTTACCGTGGTGCATTATTGGAGATTTTAATGATCTGCTGTCTCAGAATGATAAAAAAGGTTTAAATATTCATCCGCACTGGTTATGTTCTGGCTTTCAAGAAGTTGTTACTGAGTGTGATCTCACTGATATCCAGTTGGAGGGCTATCCTTTCACTTGGACTAAGAGTCGAGGAGCGGCGAATATGATTAAGGAAAAGTTGGATAGAGCTCTTGTTGATTCGGTTTGGCTACAGTCTTTTCCTTCTGCTACATTAACTAACCTTGTGGCATCCCATTCGGATCATAGCCCTATTTTTCTTTGTTGTGATCCGGTGAAAAGTCGGCATAAGAGGAGAagcttcaaatttgaaaattggtGGCTTAAAGAAGAGGGGGTGGAAGAAGTGGTTCATGAGAGCTGGAATGGGGTTCTTCAACAGCCTGTTGTTGGTAAAATAGCAAGTTGTGCTACTCATCTTGATTGTTGGAATATGTTACGCATACGGCAGAATAATGAGGAAAAAGACCGACTCCGTGCAACATTGGAATTATTCCGAGGGAGTAGTGAGCCGGTTGCTGTAGACCAATACATGGCAGCGCACAATGATTTTAATAGAGTGCTTATTCGGGAAGATACTTATTGGAAACAACAGGCAAAGACTCATTGGCTTTGTAATGGTGATCTCAACACTAAATTTTTCCATAGGTCCGCGTCTATTCGGCGTAGCTTTCAGCAAATAAAAGTGCTCACAGAAGATGGGGGTGATGAAATCCGTGATCAAGAAGGTATATGTGGAATTGCGAAAAGATATTTTGATTCTTTGTTTGAAGCGAGGGCAGGAAGTTATGAGATGATGTTGAATTTGATTCAACCGGTTATCTCTGATAATGACAATGAGATACTCACAGCCCCCATTTTAAAAGAAGAACTATATCAAGCGCTGATTCAGATGCATCCTGATAAGTCCCCTGGCCCGGATGGTTTTAATCCGGCGTTCTATTAG